The following are encoded in a window of Bacillus xiapuensis genomic DNA:
- a CDS encoding lantibiotic immunity ABC transporter MutE/EpiE family permease subunit — MMDILKAEFQKSKRTTTNKFVLITPLFTLLLCALWGGGQNGAYNWWYIMFLPGMIAIISAQVITREKSLSYKGVLLYPKDKGSIWLGKILYSSILLIFSSLIFMAGIEVIGFLFGNTIPLKANMFATVVLILTMLFTIPISLFLTVQLNMFVAVLFNIGMTIMGVVSFDTNSILKFSPYGTSSALMAPILHILPNGLPVPENSPLLNGDMIVKDTVINIIVFIILAVLTTVWFKKKEVN, encoded by the coding sequence ATGATGGACATATTGAAAGCAGAATTTCAAAAGAGTAAAAGAACAACTACAAATAAATTTGTTTTAATAACACCATTATTTACCCTTTTATTATGTGCTTTATGGGGTGGAGGGCAAAATGGAGCATATAACTGGTGGTATATTATGTTTCTTCCAGGAATGATCGCTATTATTTCTGCTCAAGTAATTACAAGAGAGAAAAGCCTTTCCTATAAAGGCGTACTTTTATATCCTAAGGATAAAGGTTCTATATGGTTGGGAAAAATATTATACAGTAGCATTTTACTTATATTTTCCAGCTTAATATTTATGGCAGGGATTGAAGTCATTGGTTTTCTCTTTGGTAATACTATTCCTTTAAAGGCAAATATGTTTGCAACGGTTGTATTGATACTCACAATGTTATTTACTATTCCGATTAGTTTGTTTTTAACTGTCCAATTAAATATGTTTGTTGCTGTTCTTTTTAATATAGGCATGACGATCATGGGTGTAGTTAGTTTCGATACAAATTCCATTTTAAAATTTTCACCTTATGGAACATCCTCTGCCTTAATGGCACCGATTCTTCACATTTTGCCAAATGGTCTTCCAGTACCGGAAAATAGTCCATTATTAAATGGTGATATGATCGTAAAGGATACAGTGATCAATATCATTGTTTTTATTATACTGGCCGTTCTGACTACTGTTTGGTTTAAGAAAAAAGAGGTGAATTAA
- a CDS encoding response regulator transcription factor — MANILVVDDDKAILDLIGNILSKSGHFVKKIENPERVLSEDFDYYNLIILDIMMPSIDGFQLCSQIRAQVDAPILFLTAKTEEADIIKGLGLGADDYLTKPFGVQELRARVDAHIRRDQREKMHSVNIGNVRFSISSKECFVLDNKIPLTKSEYEISEYLALHHGQVFSKEQIFESVFGFEKESNLSAIVEHIKNIRAKFIQFGEEPIKTVWGIGYKWD; from the coding sequence ATGGCAAATATTTTAGTTGTAGATGATGATAAAGCCATTCTCGATTTGATTGGGAATATCCTCAGTAAAAGCGGACATTTTGTTAAGAAAATAGAGAATCCAGAAAGGGTATTATCTGAAGATTTCGATTACTACAATCTAATAATTCTAGATATAATGATGCCAAGCATTGATGGGTTTCAATTATGCTCTCAAATAAGGGCGCAAGTTGATGCTCCTATTTTATTTCTTACTGCAAAAACAGAGGAAGCAGATATTATAAAGGGGTTAGGATTAGGGGCAGATGATTATTTAACAAAACCTTTTGGCGTTCAAGAACTTCGTGCAAGAGTAGATGCTCATATCAGAAGAGATCAAAGAGAAAAGATGCACTCTGTTAATATAGGCAATGTTCGATTTTCAATATCCAGTAAAGAGTGTTTCGTATTGGACAATAAGATTCCTCTTACTAAGAGTGAATATGAAATAAGTGAGTATTTAGCCCTTCATCATGGTCAAGTCTTTTCAAAGGAACAAATATTTGAATCTGTATTTGGGTTTGAAAAGGAAAGCAACTTAAGCGCAATCGTTGAGCATATAAAAAACATTCGAGCGAAATTCATACAATTTGGGGAAGAACCAATTAAAACAGTTTGGGGAATAGGGTACAAATGGGATTGA
- a CDS encoding lantibiotic immunity ABC transporter MutG family permease subunit has protein sequence MLQLIKLIKADILKLKSTQMIWMHLYIPLLGLIIFLGYYSFSPWSDFNKISAYLQILCIVFPILIGIITSMVADQEYTAGGFQNILTSSEPKCLTFTSKLILFLLLGTLSTILAVIGFYIGYSFVGNNIYSIFINLVIVGILIGSNVFQYILHFFLSFRFSKGVSIGVGIAESFASALFLTGMGDGRWPFVPSSWSIRFVESLLVKYQNGSSVFIDPDLHLGVIISIVVTVLSIVIMLVWFTRWEGNKLEE, from the coding sequence ATGCTGCAATTAATAAAGTTAATAAAAGCTGATATACTGAAATTAAAATCTACTCAAATGATATGGATGCACCTATACATTCCACTATTAGGGTTGATTATATTTTTAGGTTATTATTCTTTTTCACCGTGGAGCGATTTTAACAAGATATCCGCCTATTTACAAATTTTATGTATCGTTTTCCCTATATTAATTGGAATAATTACTTCAATGGTGGCGGATCAAGAATATACAGCAGGAGGATTTCAAAACATTTTAACTAGTTCAGAACCAAAGTGTTTAACTTTTACTAGTAAACTAATATTATTTTTATTATTGGGGACCCTAAGTACTATATTAGCAGTTATAGGCTTTTATATAGGTTATTCTTTTGTAGGTAATAATATTTACTCTATTTTTATAAATCTAGTTATTGTCGGAATTTTAATAGGGAGCAATGTGTTTCAATATATTCTACATTTCTTCTTAAGTTTTAGATTTTCAAAGGGAGTTTCAATTGGAGTAGGAATTGCAGAATCTTTTGCATCCGCCTTATTTTTAACAGGCATGGGGGATGGCAGATGGCCATTCGTCCCAAGCTCTTGGAGTATTAGATTTGTTGAATCTTTATTAGTGAAATATCAAAATGGCAGCAGTGTATTTATAGATCCGGATTTGCATTTAGGGGTCATCATATCAATTGTTGTAACTGTTTTATCCATTGTAATTATGTTAGTGTGGTTTACAAGATGGGAAGGGAATAAGCTAGAAGAATAG
- a CDS encoding lantibiotic protection ABC transporter ATP-binding protein: protein MSDYILEVKGLTKKFKNQIAVNNVSLSIRKNSVYGLLGPNGAGKSTILKMITGIMKPSSGEILFENHLWTRKDLNDIGALIENPAIYPNLTARENLNVACTLHGLPKSRAEEVLNIVDLEKSGKKKVKNFSMGMKQRLGLAIAIIHNPKLLILDEPTNGLDPIGIEELRELIKTFPSKGITVILSSHILSEVAQVADEIGIISDGIIGYNGKINHEDNLEKLFMEIVERNRGINQ, encoded by the coding sequence TTGTCAGATTACATTTTAGAAGTAAAGGGCTTAACTAAAAAGTTCAAGAATCAAATCGCTGTAAATAATGTTTCTTTATCTATTAGGAAGAATTCGGTCTATGGTTTACTTGGACCAAACGGTGCAGGAAAATCAACTATATTAAAAATGATTACAGGGATTATGAAACCATCCTCTGGAGAAATATTATTTGAAAATCATCTGTGGACAAGGAAAGATTTAAACGATATAGGCGCATTAATAGAAAATCCTGCAATATACCCGAATTTAACAGCAAGGGAAAACTTAAATGTTGCCTGTACCCTTCATGGGCTTCCTAAGTCAAGGGCGGAAGAAGTTCTAAATATTGTAGACCTTGAGAAATCAGGTAAAAAGAAAGTAAAGAATTTCTCTATGGGGATGAAACAGAGATTAGGGCTTGCAATTGCAATTATCCATAATCCAAAGCTACTTATTCTTGATGAACCTACGAACGGTCTAGACCCAATCGGTATTGAAGAATTAAGAGAGTTAATTAAAACATTTCCCTCTAAAGGGATTACAGTAATTCTATCCAGTCATATTCTATCAGAAGTAGCACAAGTAGCTGATGAAATAGGCATTATTTCAGATGGAATCATCGGCTACAACGGTAAAATAAATCATGAAGATAATCTTGAAAAACTATTCATGGAAATCGTGGAAAGAAATAGAGGGATAAACCAATGA